A single genomic interval of Lewinellaceae bacterium harbors:
- a CDS encoding acetyl-CoA carboxylase biotin carboxylase subunit: MQKILVANRGEIALRVMRTARRMGILTVAVYSEADRLSPHVRYADEAVCIGPPPSSQSYLRGDKIIEAAKILGVDGIHPGYGFLSENASFARAVEDAGIAFIGPSPFSIEVMGSKLAAKAAVKEYDIPMVPGLDEAITDIEKAKEVAREVGFPILIKASAGGGGKGMRIVEDEANFESQMKRAVSEAESAFGDGSVFLEKYIGSPRHIEIQVLADTHGKVVHLFERECSIQRRHQKVIEEAPSSILTPEVRERMGRDAVNVARSCNYKGAGTVEFLVDEDLNYYFLEMNTRLQVEHPVTELITGVDLVEQQIRIARGERLSFSQEDLEIKGHAMELRVYAEDPTDNFHPSVGKISVYRRPQKKNIRLDDGYEEGLTIPIYYDPMIAKLITYGETRPAAIHTMLQAIELYEIEGVATTLPFGNFVFHHPAFTSGKFDTHFVKKYFTPEALEKDNRIGAEIAARLAVKLFEGNKKLLRTPDVSASEWGNGKR; the protein is encoded by the coding sequence ATGCAAAAAATACTTGTTGCCAACCGGGGAGAGATCGCGCTTAGGGTAATGCGCACTGCCCGCAGAATGGGCATTCTTACGGTGGCGGTTTACTCTGAAGCCGACCGGCTTTCCCCACACGTCAGGTATGCGGACGAGGCCGTCTGTATCGGCCCGCCCCCCTCCAGCCAGTCTTACCTGCGGGGAGACAAGATCATAGAAGCGGCTAAAATATTGGGAGTTGACGGCATCCATCCAGGTTATGGGTTCCTCAGCGAGAACGCCAGTTTCGCCAGAGCGGTGGAAGATGCCGGGATCGCTTTCATCGGGCCGAGCCCCTTTTCCATCGAGGTAATGGGCAGCAAGCTGGCGGCAAAGGCGGCAGTTAAAGAATACGACATTCCCATGGTGCCTGGCCTGGATGAGGCCATTACCGATATTGAGAAGGCCAAGGAAGTGGCCCGCGAAGTAGGTTTTCCCATACTGATCAAAGCCTCGGCAGGCGGCGGTGGGAAAGGCATGCGCATCGTGGAAGACGAGGCCAACTTCGAATCCCAGATGAAAAGGGCTGTCAGCGAAGCGGAGTCTGCTTTTGGCGACGGCTCGGTTTTTCTGGAAAAATACATCGGCTCTCCGCGCCACATCGAAATCCAGGTGCTGGCCGACACCCACGGCAAGGTGGTGCACCTGTTTGAACGCGAGTGCAGCATACAGCGCCGCCACCAGAAGGTTATCGAAGAGGCCCCTTCTTCCATCCTGACCCCGGAGGTCAGAGAACGCATGGGCCGGGATGCCGTCAACGTGGCCCGGTCCTGCAACTACAAAGGCGCCGGAACGGTAGAATTCCTGGTGGATGAAGACCTCAACTACTACTTCCTGGAAATGAACACCCGCCTTCAGGTAGAACACCCGGTCACGGAATTGATCACCGGCGTTGACCTGGTGGAACAGCAAATCCGCATTGCCCGGGGAGAGCGCCTGAGCTTCTCTCAGGAAGACCTGGAGATCAAAGGCCACGCCATGGAACTGAGGGTCTACGCCGAAGACCCCACCGACAACTTCCACCCCAGCGTGGGCAAAATATCGGTCTACCGCCGCCCGCAGAAAAAGAACATCCGCCTGGACGATGGATATGAAGAGGGGCTTACCATTCCCATCTACTACGACCCCATGATCGCCAAGCTCATCACCTACGGCGAAACGCGGCCCGCCGCCATCCACACCATGCTGCAAGCCATCGAGCTCTACGAGATCGAAGGAGTGGCCACTACCCTGCCTTTCGGCAATTTTGTTTTCCACCACCCCGCTTTCACCTCCGGCAAATTCGACACCCACTTCGTGAAAAAGTACTTCACGCCCGAGGCGCTGGAAAAGGACAACCGCATCGGCGCCGAGATCGCCGCCCGGCTGGCCGTGAAGCTCTTTGAAGGCAATAAGAAACTGCTAAGGACGCCCGATGTGAGCGCTTCGGAGTGGGGGAATGGGAAGAGGTAG
- a CDS encoding RNA-binding protein, with translation MNIFVAKLNFDTQSEDLREAFEAFGEVSSAKVIDDKYTGKSRGFGFVEMDNDDEALEAIKELNDSVLDGKTIVVKKAEPRGERGGGNRGGGNRGGGGGGGYNRGGGGGGGYNRGGGGGGGYDRNDRNDRW, from the coding sequence ATGAACATTTTTGTTGCAAAACTCAACTTTGACACTCAAAGTGAGGACCTTAGAGAAGCTTTCGAAGCATTCGGCGAAGTTAGCTCCGCCAAAGTAATTGATGACAAGTACACTGGCAAGTCCCGTGGCTTCGGTTTTGTGGAGATGGACAACGACGATGAGGCACTGGAAGCCATCAAAGAACTGAACGACTCCGTACTGGATGGCAAAACCATCGTTGTCAAAAAAGCGGAACCTCGTGGTGAACGCGGCGGCGGCAACCGTGGCGGTGGCAACCGCGGCGGCGGCGGCGGCGGCGGATACAACCGCGGCGGCGGCGGCGGCGGCGGATACAACCGCGGCGGCGGCGGCGGCGGTGGTTATGACCGCAATGACCGCAATGACCGCTGGTAA
- a CDS encoding carbohydrate binding family 9 domain-containing protein gives MKKRFALIITLFFWTGACSAQNAVASGEPHQLSIRQATSKMQLDGLLDEPAWQEAQIAGDFFQNFPMDSSYAALQTEVRMAFDENFLYVGATVYQKREDYIITSLKRDFGEGGSDEFAVNFDPFKDKVNGFHFAVTPFNVRREGIIDNGTNISTDWDNKWYSEVKNYDNRWVVEMAIPFKTLRYSRGEGANTWRVNFTRIAIKQNERSSWVPVPRQFGANHLAFAGLLEWEGQPPKPGLNISVIPYITASSGRDFENGASAENSFDAGGDIKLAITPSLNLDLTFNPDFSQVEVDRQITNLSRFELFFPERRQFFLENEDLFSRFGFPSARPFFSRRIGLSNAGPVPIIAGARLSGKLDDNWRLGLLNMQTAKAEGAGINPANYSVGVLQRKVFDRSYVGAVFVNKENFEPDGEGGYQLDGNGYNRVAGLEYNLYSQDGKWEAELYYHRSLSAEKNNDAQSAALFIGHFTRHWRLFFPSQYVGKHFRADAGFVPRTGFLSFSPGITHNIFPKNPNVAKKIIQFGLEINTNFTYNQPDYRLADRQLQPSLFVEFPGQSTLYLGYAIDFTYLYFPFDPTNKDGGEKLPIGEYRYNSVGASFNSDVRKKFYFDLEAARGGFFNGDISRVEGAVNFRWQPFGILAATVAYNDIRLPDPYNSASFWLVGPRAELSFSRSLFFSTFLQYNTQADNVNINSRLQWRFRPVSDVFLVYTDNYFSDQFFNNPREKNRALVLKVTYWLNL, from the coding sequence ATGAAAAAACGCTTCGCTCTAATCATCACCCTATTTTTTTGGACTGGCGCCTGCTCTGCCCAGAATGCTGTTGCCTCCGGTGAGCCCCACCAGCTTTCCATTCGGCAAGCCACATCCAAAATGCAGCTGGACGGCCTGCTGGACGAGCCGGCCTGGCAGGAGGCGCAGATTGCCGGAGATTTTTTCCAGAACTTCCCCATGGATTCTTCCTACGCTGCTTTGCAAACGGAGGTGCGGATGGCATTCGACGAAAACTTCCTTTACGTGGGAGCCACCGTCTACCAGAAGCGGGAAGACTACATCATCACCTCGCTCAAGCGGGACTTCGGGGAAGGCGGCAGCGACGAGTTCGCCGTCAATTTCGACCCTTTCAAAGACAAGGTCAACGGTTTTCATTTTGCGGTTACGCCCTTCAATGTGCGGCGGGAGGGCATCATCGACAACGGAACCAATATTTCTACGGATTGGGATAACAAATGGTATTCGGAGGTTAAAAACTACGATAACCGGTGGGTAGTGGAGATGGCCATTCCCTTCAAGACATTGCGTTATTCCCGGGGAGAAGGAGCCAATACCTGGCGCGTCAATTTCACCCGAATCGCCATCAAGCAAAACGAGCGTTCGAGCTGGGTGCCGGTGCCGCGGCAGTTCGGCGCCAACCACCTGGCCTTCGCCGGCCTGCTGGAATGGGAGGGGCAGCCGCCAAAACCCGGCCTCAATATTTCCGTGATTCCCTATATTACAGCCAGCAGCGGAAGAGATTTTGAGAACGGCGCTTCTGCCGAAAATAGTTTTGATGCCGGAGGGGACATTAAGCTGGCCATTACCCCGTCTCTCAACCTGGACCTCACCTTCAACCCCGATTTCTCCCAGGTAGAAGTCGACCGGCAGATCACCAACCTCAGCCGCTTCGAACTGTTTTTTCCCGAGCGGCGCCAGTTCTTCCTCGAAAATGAAGACCTCTTCAGCCGTTTCGGCTTCCCCAGCGCCCGGCCCTTTTTCAGCCGCCGCATCGGGCTTTCGAATGCCGGGCCGGTGCCCATCATCGCCGGCGCCCGCCTGAGCGGCAAGCTGGATGACAACTGGCGCCTCGGCCTGCTCAACATGCAGACGGCAAAGGCAGAAGGCGCCGGCATCAACCCCGCTAATTATTCCGTCGGCGTGCTGCAGCGCAAAGTCTTCGACCGGTCTTATGTAGGGGCTGTATTCGTCAATAAAGAAAACTTCGAACCGGACGGGGAAGGAGGATACCAACTGGACGGCAACGGCTACAACCGGGTGGCAGGCCTGGAATACAACCTGTATTCCCAGGATGGCAAATGGGAGGCGGAGTTGTACTACCACCGATCCCTTTCAGCGGAAAAGAACAACGACGCCCAGTCTGCCGCTTTGTTCATCGGCCATTTCACCCGCCACTGGCGGCTCTTTTTCCCGTCTCAATATGTCGGCAAACACTTCCGCGCCGACGCCGGTTTTGTGCCGCGGACGGGCTTTCTGTCCTTTAGCCCGGGCATTACCCACAATATATTTCCGAAGAACCCTAACGTTGCGAAAAAGATCATCCAGTTCGGGCTGGAGATCAACACAAACTTTACCTACAACCAACCCGATTACCGCCTGGCCGACCGCCAGCTGCAGCCCAGCCTCTTTGTCGAGTTTCCCGGGCAGAGCACCTTGTATCTGGGCTATGCCATCGACTTTACCTATCTGTACTTTCCCTTTGACCCCACCAATAAAGATGGCGGAGAGAAGCTTCCCATCGGGGAATACCGGTACAATTCCGTAGGAGCAAGCTTCAATTCCGATGTGCGGAAAAAATTTTACTTCGATTTGGAAGCAGCCCGGGGTGGGTTCTTCAACGGCGACATCAGCCGGGTAGAAGGGGCCGTCAATTTTCGCTGGCAGCCTTTCGGCATCCTGGCCGCCACCGTCGCCTACAACGACATCCGGCTTCCGGATCCCTACAACAGCGCCAGCTTCTGGCTCGTCGGCCCGCGCGCCGAGCTGTCTTTTTCCCGAAGCCTTTTCTTCTCCACTTTTCTGCAGTACAATACCCAGGCCGACAACGTCAACATCAACAGCCGCCTGCAGTGGCGCTTCCGGCCGGTTTCGGATGTGTTTCTGGTGTATACCGACAACTACTTTTCCGACCAGTTTTTTAACAACCCGCGGGAAAAGAACCGGGCATTGGTACTGAAGGTGACGTATTGGCTGAACTTGTGA
- a CDS encoding transglycosylase domain-containing protein — translation MRERIRSFLEPALQRWRSFAQNWPRLSRVVKWGGIAGCAGLATLLLAWAAVLLTVPTVRELRQVQAQIASDIYTSDSLLLGRYYNEYRTVVPVEEIPQHVLDALVATEDERFFQHQGIDYRSWARVLVKTILQGDEGSGGGSTISQQLAKNLFPRRDYLVFPLVVNKVREIAIARRLERAYSKQELLGLYLNTVPFPENVFGIDVAARRFFNKPPVELLVEEGAALVGALRATTYYNPARYPERARERRNVVLGQMVRNGYIEPAAGDSIQALPLALNYNPVVRNEDIAPYFLAHVRKELEKLLADIRKPNGEPYNLYTDGLKVYTSLNSEMQRIAEAAVAEHLTEMQGRFDEHWQGRTAPWMDVRTVERAMKQSRRYRLLSEKGLTEEQIRQAFEQPDSMTVFSWSGPRKVWMTPLDSLRHQLGLLQVGFIALEPYTGYVRAWVGGIDFGFFQYDHVTAHRQAGSVFKPVVYTQALRSGVEPCEQIPNELVVYHEYAAGDWAVKDWRRDDPEPHFTPEGKDEDDWIPQNADGIYGGSYSLEGALVNSVNTVSVKLVMQMGVAPVMELAREMGVTSEIPAEPSIALGTAEVSLYDMSSVFATLASQGRQVRPQVIHRIETHDGQVLAELGSTPPRQVVDSTRAAMMTRMLESVATVGTASRLRWRYGLYNVPLAGKTGTSQNHADGWFIGYTPKLVVGAWVGGDSPLVRFRNFEYGQGAATALPVCALFLRQALKEPGLEKWQGGEFHKLPPEELRRLSCPLRIKSPEELLRDSLMADSLFRDSLLLADSLLLDTPALEPE, via the coding sequence ATGCGAGAGAGAATCAGATCATTCCTGGAACCGGCCCTCCAACGCTGGCGATCCTTTGCCCAAAACTGGCCGCGGCTTTCCAGAGTGGTGAAGTGGGGAGGCATCGCCGGCTGTGCGGGGTTGGCAACCCTGCTCCTGGCGTGGGCCGCCGTTTTGTTGACGGTCCCGACGGTGCGGGAACTGCGGCAGGTACAGGCTCAGATCGCTTCCGATATCTATACTTCCGACAGCCTGCTCCTGGGGCGATATTACAACGAATACCGCACCGTGGTGCCCGTCGAAGAGATTCCCCAGCACGTCCTGGATGCGCTGGTGGCTACGGAGGACGAGCGTTTTTTTCAGCACCAGGGCATCGACTACCGCAGTTGGGCGCGGGTGTTGGTCAAGACCATCCTGCAAGGCGATGAAGGCAGCGGCGGCGGCAGCACCATCAGCCAGCAGTTGGCCAAAAACCTGTTCCCCCGGCGCGATTACCTGGTTTTTCCCCTCGTGGTCAACAAGGTGCGGGAGATTGCCATCGCCCGCCGGCTGGAACGCGCCTATTCCAAACAGGAACTGCTGGGGCTGTACCTCAACACCGTCCCATTCCCGGAAAACGTCTTTGGCATCGACGTAGCGGCACGGCGCTTTTTCAATAAGCCTCCGGTAGAGCTGCTCGTCGAGGAGGGGGCTGCTTTAGTGGGCGCCCTTCGGGCGACGACCTATTACAACCCCGCCCGTTATCCGGAACGTGCCCGGGAGCGCCGCAACGTGGTGCTCGGCCAGATGGTCCGCAACGGCTATATCGAACCGGCAGCCGGCGATAGCATCCAAGCCCTGCCTCTTGCCTTGAATTACAACCCCGTTGTCCGCAACGAAGACATCGCGCCCTACTTCCTGGCGCACGTTCGCAAAGAACTGGAGAAACTATTGGCCGACATCCGAAAACCGAACGGAGAACCTTATAACTTGTATACCGACGGGCTGAAAGTCTATACCAGCCTCAACAGCGAAATGCAGCGCATCGCCGAGGCGGCGGTGGCCGAACACCTCACCGAGATGCAAGGCCGCTTCGACGAGCACTGGCAGGGCCGCACCGCCCCATGGATGGATGTCCGCACGGTAGAACGCGCCATGAAGCAGTCGCGCCGCTACCGGCTTTTGTCCGAAAAGGGCCTTACTGAGGAGCAAATCCGCCAGGCCTTCGAGCAGCCGGATTCTATGACTGTCTTTTCCTGGAGCGGCCCCAGGAAGGTCTGGATGACCCCTCTGGACAGCCTCCGCCACCAGCTGGGCCTGCTGCAGGTAGGCTTCATCGCGCTGGAGCCTTATACCGGCTACGTGCGGGCCTGGGTGGGTGGCATCGACTTTGGCTTTTTCCAGTACGACCATGTGACGGCACACCGGCAGGCAGGCTCCGTCTTCAAGCCGGTGGTTTACACCCAGGCGCTGCGCTCAGGCGTTGAGCCTTGTGAACAGATTCCCAACGAGCTGGTTGTTTATCACGAATACGCCGCAGGCGACTGGGCGGTCAAAGACTGGCGCCGCGATGACCCCGAGCCCCACTTCACTCCTGAGGGCAAGGACGAGGACGACTGGATTCCGCAAAATGCCGATGGCATCTACGGAGGCTCCTACAGCCTGGAAGGGGCGCTGGTCAATTCGGTCAACACCGTATCGGTAAAGCTCGTCATGCAGATGGGCGTGGCGCCCGTGATGGAGCTGGCACGGGAGATGGGCGTTACCAGTGAAATTCCGGCAGAACCCTCCATTGCCCTGGGAACAGCGGAAGTCTCCCTGTACGATATGTCTTCGGTTTTTGCCACCTTGGCCAGCCAGGGCCGGCAGGTGCGCCCCCAGGTGATCCACAGAATAGAAACCCACGACGGGCAGGTGCTGGCTGAACTTGGGAGCACCCCGCCCCGGCAGGTGGTCGATTCTACCCGGGCCGCCATGATGACTCGTATGCTGGAGTCAGTGGCTACCGTCGGCACAGCCAGCCGCCTGCGCTGGCGATATGGCCTGTACAACGTGCCGCTGGCCGGCAAGACCGGCACTTCTCAGAACCATGCCGACGGCTGGTTCATTGGTTATACGCCCAAATTGGTGGTTGGCGCCTGGGTCGGCGGCGACTCCCCCCTGGTGCGCTTCCGCAATTTTGAATACGGGCAGGGCGCCGCTACCGCCCTGCCCGTCTGCGCCCTGTTCCTGCGGCAGGCGCTCAAAGAACCTGGTTTGGAGAAATGGCAGGGCGGGGAGTTCCACAAACTCCCCCCGGAAGAGCTTCGCCGGCTGAGTTGCCCGCTGCGGATCAAATCGCCCGAAGAGCTGCTCCGCGATTCCCTGATGGCGGATTCCTTGTTCCGCGATTCCCTGCTGCTGGCCGACTCGCTGCTGCTGGATACGCCGGCGTTGGAGCCGGAATAG
- a CDS encoding acetoacetate--CoA ligase, with the protein MSDTPPILWQPSKTFIRNSRLKHYLDWLKKTKGLHFATYPEAWEWSVSQPANFWESIWEYFGVIGHSPYRKVMSDDPMPDTRWFEGSSLNYAEHVFRATNEEHPAILFQSERHALMEVSWLELESAVARMAAYLRSIGLEKGDRVVAFLPNIPEATVAFLAACSIGAVWSSCSPDFGVHSVVDRFQQIEPKVLFAVDGYQYNGKPYDKRAAVGELCDQLPTLEKTILLPYLDEQADAAFLPNGVLWAEAMETETSGLVFEEVPFEHPIWVLYSSGTTGIPKAITHSHGGVLLEHFKYLAFHNDVHPGERFFWFSTTGWMMWNFVQASLLVGATVVLYDGSPGYPDLNVLWEFTEKARIHHFGTSAPYLVACMKQGLRPGSDNDLSRLRSIGSTGAPLPPEAFDYVYKEVKEGVWLCSMSGGTDVCTAFVGGCPTEPVYLGEIQCRCLGCALYAFDDDANPVVDEVGEMVIAKPMPSMPVFFWNDEGKQRYLGSYFEMYPGIWRHGDWVKITPRHSLVILGRSDATLNRQGIRIGTAEIYRAVDKVREVKDSLIVNLELSGGRHYMPLFVMMNEGESLDEEVKNRLKQILRSEYSPRHVPDEIIEVKDIPYTISGKKLEAPVKKILMGKAVQKAANPDSMRNPESLGFFVEFAKNISQA; encoded by the coding sequence ATGAGCGATACGCCTCCCATTCTCTGGCAACCATCGAAAACATTCATCCGCAACTCCCGCCTGAAGCACTACCTGGATTGGTTGAAAAAAACCAAAGGCCTCCATTTTGCAACCTACCCCGAAGCCTGGGAATGGTCGGTGAGCCAGCCGGCGAATTTCTGGGAATCGATCTGGGAATACTTCGGCGTGATCGGCCACAGCCCCTACCGAAAAGTGATGTCGGATGATCCGATGCCCGATACCCGATGGTTTGAAGGCAGCAGCCTCAATTACGCCGAACACGTTTTCCGTGCCACCAACGAGGAGCATCCCGCCATCCTGTTTCAGTCTGAACGGCACGCCCTGATGGAAGTCAGCTGGCTGGAACTGGAAAGCGCCGTGGCCCGCATGGCTGCCTACCTGCGCAGCATCGGGCTGGAAAAGGGAGACCGCGTGGTGGCCTTTCTGCCCAATATCCCGGAAGCGACGGTAGCCTTCCTGGCCGCTTGTTCTATCGGCGCCGTCTGGTCCAGTTGCTCGCCCGATTTTGGCGTTCATAGCGTGGTGGACCGCTTTCAGCAGATAGAGCCCAAGGTGCTCTTCGCGGTTGACGGCTACCAGTACAATGGCAAACCCTACGACAAGAGGGCGGCGGTGGGCGAGTTATGCGATCAGTTGCCCACCCTGGAAAAAACAATCCTGCTGCCTTATCTCGACGAGCAGGCCGATGCGGCCTTCCTTCCCAATGGCGTTCTGTGGGCGGAAGCCATGGAAACCGAAACTTCCGGCCTGGTGTTTGAAGAAGTGCCTTTCGAACATCCGATCTGGGTGCTGTATTCCTCCGGCACTACCGGCATTCCCAAGGCGATCACCCATTCTCACGGCGGCGTTTTGCTGGAGCATTTCAAATACCTCGCTTTTCACAACGACGTCCATCCCGGGGAACGCTTTTTCTGGTTCTCTACCACGGGCTGGATGATGTGGAACTTCGTGCAGGCCTCCCTGCTGGTAGGCGCTACTGTCGTGTTGTACGATGGCAGCCCTGGTTATCCGGACCTCAACGTACTATGGGAGTTTACTGAAAAGGCCAGAATACACCATTTCGGCACCAGCGCTCCTTACCTGGTGGCCTGCATGAAGCAGGGGTTGCGGCCGGGCAGTGACAACGACTTATCCCGCCTGCGGTCCATCGGTTCTACCGGCGCCCCCTTGCCGCCGGAGGCTTTCGACTATGTGTACAAGGAGGTAAAAGAGGGCGTCTGGCTGTGCTCGATGAGCGGCGGCACCGATGTGTGCACGGCATTTGTCGGAGGCTGCCCTACCGAACCGGTTTACCTGGGAGAGATACAATGCCGTTGCCTGGGTTGCGCCCTTTATGCTTTTGACGATGACGCCAACCCCGTCGTGGATGAGGTCGGGGAAATGGTGATTGCCAAACCCATGCCCAGCATGCCCGTTTTTTTCTGGAACGATGAGGGGAAACAACGCTATCTGGGCAGTTATTTTGAAATGTACCCCGGCATCTGGAGGCATGGGGATTGGGTGAAAATAACCCCGCGCCACTCCCTGGTGATTCTCGGCCGCTCCGACGCCACCCTCAACCGGCAGGGGATACGGATCGGCACTGCCGAAATCTACCGCGCTGTCGATAAAGTCCGGGAGGTGAAAGATAGCCTGATCGTCAACCTGGAACTCAGCGGAGGGCGCCACTACATGCCCCTCTTCGTGATGATGAACGAGGGGGAAAGCCTGGACGAGGAAGTGAAAAACAGGTTGAAACAAATCCTGCGCAGCGAGTACTCCCCCCGTCACGTGCCGGACGAGATCATAGAGGTGAAGGACATTCCCTACACCATCAGCGGCAAAAAACTGGAGGCACCGGTCAAAAAGATCCTTATGGGCAAAGCGGTGCAAAAAGCTGCCAACCCGGACTCTATGCGCAACCCCGAATCGCTGGGTTTCTTTGTGGAGTTTGCAAAGAACATCAGCCAGGCTTGA
- a CDS encoding bile acid:sodium symporter family protein has translation MRNHFILAAALALMAIIALGMAGQAQWLGPAVILFFVLLALGLGRAEQWRRLAFTAWIVAAVAASLFYPAPFQELWGFDLKKLIIPLLMVIMFGMGTAMSLRDFAGVIRMPKGVFVGLLCQFTIMPLVGFGLTKIFSFPPEIAAGLILVGCSPSGLASNVMSFIARANLALSLTLTAIATLLAPLLTPALMALLAGQLVPIDAGAMMLDILRIVILPVVAGLFFNHFFYERFPGLARRMPTVSMVGIAVIIAIITAAGRDSLLSIGLTLILAAALHNTAGYFFGYWASRLFGLDRQSCRTIALEVGLQNSGLASGLALEMGKVATMGLAPAVFGPLMNVTGSSLASWWRGKGE, from the coding sequence ATGAGAAACCACTTCATCCTTGCCGCCGCTCTGGCGCTGATGGCCATCATAGCCCTGGGCATGGCCGGCCAGGCACAATGGCTGGGGCCTGCCGTTATCCTCTTCTTTGTATTGCTGGCGCTGGGGCTGGGCCGGGCCGAGCAATGGCGGCGGCTGGCCTTCACCGCCTGGATCGTGGCGGCAGTAGCCGCCTCCTTGTTCTACCCTGCCCCATTCCAGGAGTTGTGGGGGTTCGATCTCAAAAAGCTGATCATTCCCCTGCTGATGGTGATCATGTTCGGCATGGGCACGGCGATGAGCCTGCGCGACTTCGCCGGGGTGATCCGAATGCCCAAAGGAGTATTTGTGGGCTTGCTGTGCCAGTTCACCATCATGCCGCTGGTGGGATTCGGATTGACCAAAATATTTTCTTTCCCGCCCGAGATCGCCGCCGGGCTGATACTCGTGGGCTGTTCGCCCAGCGGGCTGGCCTCCAATGTGATGTCTTTCATCGCCCGCGCCAACCTGGCGCTGTCGCTCACCCTGACGGCCATTGCCACCTTGCTGGCGCCCCTGCTCACCCCGGCGCTGATGGCTCTCCTGGCAGGCCAGTTGGTGCCCATCGACGCCGGGGCCATGATGCTGGATATCCTGCGCATCGTCATCCTGCCGGTCGTAGCCGGCCTGTTTTTCAACCACTTTTTCTATGAGCGGTTCCCCGGATTGGCGCGCCGGATGCCTACAGTATCTATGGTGGGCATCGCCGTTATCATCGCCATCATCACCGCTGCGGGCCGCGACAGCCTGCTGTCCATTGGCCTAACGCTCATCCTGGCCGCCGCCCTGCACAATACCGCCGGCTACTTTTTCGGCTATTGGGCCAGCCGCCTGTTCGGGCTCGACCGGCAGTCGTGCCGCACCATTGCCCTGGAGGTTGGCCTGCAAAACAGCGGGCTGGCCAGCGGGCTGGCGCTGGAAATGGGCAAGGTGGCTACCATGGGGCTGGCGCCTGCGGTGTTTGGCCCGTTGATGAATGTGACGGGATCGAGTTTGGCGAGTTGGTGGAGGGGGAAGGGGGAATGA